From the Bacillus thuringiensis genome, one window contains:
- a CDS encoding DUF7413 domain-containing protein — MASEKAKKLVGLIKRKNSRKKTSESSYMKSNYKSLRAEEKASKHYARGVRKLSKELEEMNETKYRAEPNECLYGLISELWSYWGKGYILQLLKYDIDISRQGNTFIVERGMYR, encoded by the coding sequence GTGGCAAGCGAAAAGGCCAAAAAGTTGGTTGGTCTGATAAAGAGGAAAAACAGCAGAAAGAAGACATCAGAGAGTTCATATATGAAAAGCAATTACAAAAGTTTAAGGGCAGAAGAAAAAGCTAGTAAGCATTATGCTAGAGGTGTCAGAAAGCTGTCTAAAGAGCTTGAAGAAATGAATGAGACAAAGTATAGGGCAGAACCTAACGAGTGCTTGTATGGCTTAATAAGTGAATTATGGAGCTATTGGGGTAAAGGTTATATTTTGCAACTACTTAAATATGATATAGATATTTCAAGACAAGGAAATACATTTATTGTAGAAAGAGGAATGTATAGATGA